One Polaribacter sp. SA4-12 genomic window carries:
- a CDS encoding ABC transporter ATP-binding protein, which translates to METILSLKNLDKKYGKVHAVNNLSFDIQRGNVYGILGPNGSGKSTTLGIILNVVNRTSGEFSWFNGKLSTHEALKKVGAIIERPNFYPYMTANQNLALICKIKGISTEKINEKLTTVNLFDRRDSKFSTFSLGMKQRLAIASALLNDPEILILDEPTNGLDPQGIHEIRQIIQNIAANGTTILLASHLLDEVEKVCSHVVVIRNGIKLYSGRVDEMTASNGLFELKVESDEDKLLSLLEEHPAIGKVNKDHETIIATLNNSISATEINEFLFKKGIILSHLVKRKPSLEQQFLDLTNNN; encoded by the coding sequence TTGGAAACTATCTTATCACTTAAAAATCTCGATAAAAAATACGGAAAAGTTCACGCAGTAAACAATCTTTCTTTTGATATACAAAGAGGAAATGTTTATGGAATTTTAGGTCCTAATGGAAGTGGAAAATCTACCACTTTAGGAATCATTTTAAATGTTGTTAATAGAACTTCTGGTGAGTTTTCTTGGTTTAACGGAAAACTATCCACTCATGAAGCATTAAAAAAAGTAGGCGCAATTATTGAGCGACCTAATTTTTACCCTTACATGACTGCTAATCAGAATTTAGCTTTGATATGTAAGATTAAAGGAATATCCACAGAAAAAATTAACGAAAAACTTACAACAGTAAATCTTTTTGATAGAAGAGATAGTAAGTTTAGTACCTTCTCTTTAGGTATGAAACAACGTTTAGCGATTGCTTCTGCCCTATTAAATGATCCTGAGATTTTAATTTTAGATGAGCCTACAAATGGTTTAGATCCTCAAGGAATTCATGAAATTCGCCAAATTATACAAAATATTGCTGCAAATGGAACTACAATTTTATTAGCTTCACACCTTCTAGATGAAGTTGAAAAAGTGTGTTCTCACGTTGTTGTAATAAGAAATGGCATAAAATTATATAGTGGTCGTGTTGATGAAATGACAGCTTCAAATGGTTTATTTGAACTAAAAGTTGAATCTGATGAAGATAAACTATTATCACTTTTAGAAGAACATCCTGCAATTGGCAAAGTAAATAAAGATCACGAAACTATTATTGCTACATTAAACAATTCTATTTCTGCAACAGAAATCAATGAATTTCTAT
- a CDS encoding PaaI family thioesterase — translation MDTIAILKAFNEHSKGTLMETLDIEYVALGDDFLTAKMPVNSKVHQPYGQLHGGATAALAESVGSAASNFFIDSKSQFINGIQLSINHIKSKREGVVFATAKNIHKGRTTHLWEVTIVDENDDLISVAKMTNIVLNKK, via the coding sequence ATGGATACAATTGCTATTTTAAAAGCCTTTAACGAGCATTCTAAAGGGACTTTAATGGAAACGCTTGATATTGAATATGTTGCTCTTGGCGATGATTTTTTAACAGCAAAAATGCCTGTAAACTCTAAAGTTCATCAACCTTATGGACAATTACATGGAGGTGCAACTGCAGCTTTAGCAGAAAGTGTAGGTAGTGCAGCGTCAAACTTTTTTATCGATAGTAAAAGTCAATTTATTAACGGAATTCAGTTATCTATAAACCATATAAAAAGCAAAAGAGAAGGTGTTGTTTTTGCTACTGCAAAGAATATTCATAAAGGGAGAACCACGCATTTATGGGAAGTTACTATTGTCGATGAAAATGACGATTTAATTTCTGTTGCAAAAATGACAAATATCGTTTTAAATAAAAAATAA
- a CDS encoding IS1096 element passenger TnpR family protein: protein MYKIRVILDTKEDVIRTILVDDNLNLEDLHSTIAKAFGFGGKEMASFYRTDDEWNQDEEIPLFNMEEVGEGISMQTCILNDTLSEENNKLIYVYDFLKMWTFYVEVIEISADKNENLPQIILTVGEVPSEAPEKEFVAEKLDDGFGDDGDIDDEFGHFDDFDYNEY from the coding sequence ATGTACAAAATACGCGTAATTTTAGACACCAAAGAAGATGTAATCAGAACTATTTTAGTTGATGACAACTTAAATTTAGAAGATTTACACTCTACAATTGCTAAAGCCTTTGGTTTTGGAGGAAAAGAAATGGCTTCTTTTTACAGAACTGATGATGAATGGAATCAAGATGAAGAAATTCCGTTATTCAATATGGAAGAAGTTGGAGAAGGTATTTCTATGCAAACTTGTATTTTGAATGATACTTTATCTGAAGAAAACAACAAATTAATTTACGTGTATGATTTCTTAAAAATGTGGACTTTTTATGTAGAAGTTATTGAAATTTCTGCTGATAAAAATGAGAATTTACCACAGATTATATTAACAGTTGGTGAAGTGCCTAGTGAAGCTCCAGAAAAAGAATTTGTTGCAGAAAAATTAGATGACGGCTTTGGAGACGATGGTGACATTGATGACGAATTTGGTCATTTTGATGATTTCGATTATAACGAATATTAG